A genomic window from Paenibacillus thermoaerophilus includes:
- a CDS encoding extracellular solute-binding protein, translating to MKKTVSTLTALALTASVLAACGSGDSDGGASASASPSGAPAASEGPKPELRQLGFARNFDVNADPVAKLLEEKTGYKVKYEALPLENTDDKLNLLMANKEPIDILKLSGSQYNRLAAQGALEPLDDLLQKYGKTLLAVNEPETFENAKVDGKIYGIPEKHPRGFVGSSLAIRQELLDELGLQVPTTIDEFYNLLKAIKEKKGIIPFSGFESMVHEISGAFGVVTSFEESNGKLIHRLEDPGMKEYLAFMNKLYKEGLLDPEWPVNKAATVQQKFTTGKVGVITYGWGSAPATQAALEKNMPGSKITLIHSLKGKDGQRANWKQGGGVSWYIAIPKSSKNKEEAMKYLDLKVQPELFKDMSIGQEGVTYKVENGKMVPILPAFNELRGNSDWYMTSSDVKAYAEYWLLRLRKDPVMNKVFEEIQANEPNVVSDPTLLAPPLAVVGNNLQKLNKLESDYIIKVFAGAEDLSGYDQFVAQWKSQGGSDVLAAYNEWYAKSKK from the coding sequence ATGAAGAAAACGGTATCAACGTTGACTGCTCTGGCTCTTACGGCATCGGTGCTGGCCGCTTGCGGCTCGGGCGATTCCGATGGCGGCGCATCCGCCAGCGCATCGCCTTCCGGGGCTCCCGCCGCGTCCGAAGGGCCCAAGCCCGAGCTTCGCCAATTGGGCTTCGCCCGGAACTTCGACGTCAACGCCGATCCGGTCGCCAAGCTCCTGGAGGAGAAAACCGGTTACAAGGTCAAATACGAGGCGCTCCCGCTTGAGAATACGGACGACAAGCTTAATCTGCTGATGGCGAACAAAGAACCGATCGACATCCTGAAGCTGAGCGGTTCCCAATACAACCGTCTGGCCGCCCAAGGCGCGCTTGAGCCGCTGGACGACCTCCTGCAAAAATACGGCAAAACGCTGCTGGCTGTCAACGAGCCGGAAACGTTCGAAAACGCCAAAGTCGACGGCAAAATCTACGGCATTCCGGAGAAGCATCCGCGCGGCTTCGTCGGCAGCTCCCTGGCGATCCGCCAAGAATTGCTCGACGAGCTGGGCTTGCAGGTGCCGACGACGATCGACGAATTCTATAACCTGCTGAAAGCGATCAAGGAGAAAAAAGGAATTATCCCGTTCTCCGGCTTTGAAAGCATGGTTCACGAGATTTCCGGCGCTTTCGGAGTCGTGACCTCCTTCGAGGAATCGAACGGCAAGCTGATTCACCGTCTGGAAGACCCGGGCATGAAAGAATATCTGGCCTTTATGAACAAGCTGTACAAGGAAGGGCTGCTCGATCCGGAATGGCCGGTCAACAAGGCGGCGACGGTTCAGCAAAAATTCACGACCGGCAAAGTCGGCGTCATCACGTACGGCTGGGGAAGCGCTCCGGCCACGCAGGCGGCGCTTGAGAAAAATATGCCGGGCTCCAAGATCACGTTGATCCACTCGCTTAAAGGCAAGGACGGCCAGCGCGCCAACTGGAAGCAAGGCGGCGGCGTAAGCTGGTACATCGCGATTCCGAAGTCTTCCAAAAACAAAGAAGAAGCCATGAAATACTTGGATCTCAAGGTGCAGCCGGAGCTGTTCAAAGATATGTCCATCGGTCAGGAAGGCGTCACCTACAAGGTCGAAAACGGCAAAATGGTGCCGATCCTGCCGGCGTTTAACGAGCTGCGCGGCAACTCCGACTGGTATATGACGAGCTCCGACGTCAAAGCGTATGCCGAATATTGGCTGCTCCGCCTGCGCAAGGACCCCGTCATGAACAAGGTGTTCGAAGAGATTCAAGCCAACGAGCCGAACGTCGTCAGCGATCCGACGCTGCTGGCGCCGCCGCTGGCCGTGGTCGGCAACAATCTGCAGAAGCTGAACAAGCTGGAGAGCGACTACATCATCAAGGTTTTTGCGGGCGCCGAAGATTTGTCCGGCTACGACCAATTCGTCGCGCAGTGGAAATCCCAAGGCGGTTCGGACGTATTGGCGGCTTACAACGAATGGTACGCAAAATCGAAAAAATAA
- a CDS encoding carbohydrate ABC transporter permease, with protein MAQTTTAGSNRPAQPTKARPQAPRRIKESFGERLFSAANYVFFVLLGAATLFPFLNVIAKSFSGEAAVVSGIVTVYPIDFQIGTYKLVLGNSQFINSFKVTILVTVVGTLSSLLLTVLSAYPLSKPDLFARKSLLLLFVFTMLFNGGIIPTYLLMQNLGLVNTFYSLFITGLISVFNMLIVKNYFESLPESLEESAKLDGASNLRVLFSIVLPLSLPVLATIGLFYAVTLWNGYFNGMIYITDPELKPLQLYLKELVASTNDVMKMSGMIDVNSDLNQTPEAVQAASIVTATVPILCVYPFLQKYFVKGVLVGSVKG; from the coding sequence ATGGCGCAAACGACTACTGCAGGATCGAACCGGCCGGCGCAGCCAACCAAAGCTCGTCCGCAAGCGCCGCGGCGGATCAAGGAATCGTTCGGCGAGCGTCTGTTCTCCGCGGCAAACTACGTGTTTTTCGTCCTGTTGGGAGCGGCGACGCTGTTTCCGTTCCTCAACGTAATCGCGAAGTCGTTCAGCGGCGAGGCGGCGGTCGTCTCGGGAATCGTAACCGTATACCCGATCGATTTCCAGATCGGCACCTACAAGCTCGTGCTGGGCAACAGCCAATTTATCAATTCGTTTAAGGTCACGATTCTGGTGACCGTCGTCGGTACGCTGTCCAGCTTGCTGCTTACCGTGTTAAGCGCCTATCCGCTCTCCAAGCCGGATTTGTTCGCGCGGAAGTCGCTGCTGCTGCTGTTTGTTTTCACGATGCTGTTTAACGGCGGCATCATCCCGACCTATCTGCTGATGCAAAATCTCGGACTCGTCAACACGTTTTACTCGTTGTTTATTACCGGGTTGATCAGCGTGTTCAACATGCTGATCGTCAAAAACTACTTCGAGAGCCTGCCGGAAAGCCTGGAGGAATCGGCCAAGCTCGACGGGGCTTCCAACTTGAGAGTCCTGTTCAGCATCGTATTACCCTTGTCCTTGCCGGTTCTGGCGACGATCGGGTTGTTCTACGCGGTCACCTTGTGGAACGGCTATTTCAACGGGATGATCTATATCACGGACCCCGAGCTCAAGCCGCTGCAGTTGTACCTGAAAGAGCTGGTCGCGTCCACCAACGACGTTATGAAAATGTCGGGCATGATCGACGTCAACAGCGATCTGAACCAGACGCCGGAAGCGGTTCAGGCGGCCTCGATCGTGACGGCGACGGTGCCGATTCTGTGCGTCTATCCGTTCCTGCAAAAATATTTTGTCAAAGGCGTACTTGTCGGATCGGTCAAAGGATAA
- a CDS encoding ABC transporter permease, which translates to MKHDNAAGAVARTAAPGAKAGGSSALKKIRRDYDLYLMLVPGIIFLLVFKYTPMYGLIIAFQDFSIFRGISGSEWVGLKHFEKLVHNDQFLQVLTNTVLISLYKLIFLFPAPIVLAILMNELRVMVFKRTVQSIVYLPHFISWVIVGGLFVNILSVNGGIVNTILGKFGIGPIPFFLDQGIFRSLIVFTEGWKEIGWGTIVYLAAITSIDPQLYEAARMDGANRFRQMLHVTLPGMASTIVLMLILRLGHMLEAGTEQILVLYNPVVYNVADVIGTYVYRIGLGASDYSFSTAVGLFESVVGFALVVSGNAFCKKFLGRSIW; encoded by the coding sequence ATGAAACACGACAACGCGGCGGGAGCCGTTGCAAGGACCGCAGCCCCCGGGGCGAAAGCGGGCGGATCGAGCGCGTTGAAGAAGATCCGCAGGGACTATGACTTATATTTGATGCTGGTACCCGGCATCATCTTTTTGCTGGTGTTCAAGTATACGCCCATGTACGGCTTGATCATCGCGTTTCAGGACTTCAGCATTTTCCGCGGGATTTCCGGCAGCGAGTGGGTCGGACTCAAGCATTTCGAGAAGCTCGTCCACAACGATCAATTTTTGCAGGTGCTGACGAACACTGTCTTGATCAGCCTCTATAAGCTGATCTTTCTGTTCCCCGCGCCGATCGTGCTGGCGATCCTGATGAACGAGCTTCGCGTCATGGTGTTCAAACGGACGGTTCAATCGATCGTTTATTTGCCGCACTTCATCTCCTGGGTTATCGTCGGCGGCCTGTTCGTCAATATCCTGTCGGTGAACGGCGGCATCGTCAACACGATTCTCGGCAAGTTCGGGATCGGGCCGATTCCGTTTTTCCTGGACCAGGGCATCTTCCGTTCCCTGATCGTGTTCACCGAAGGCTGGAAAGAAATCGGCTGGGGGACGATCGTCTACCTGGCGGCGATTACGTCCATCGACCCGCAACTGTATGAAGCGGCCCGCATGGACGGCGCCAACCGGTTCAGGCAGATGCTTCACGTCACGCTGCCGGGTATGGCGTCCACGATCGTGCTGATGCTGATCCTGCGTCTGGGCCATATGCTGGAGGCGGGAACGGAGCAGATTCTCGTGCTGTACAACCCCGTCGTCTACAACGTCGCGGATGTCATCGGCACGTACGTGTACCGGATCGGTCTCGGCGCATCCGACTACAGCTTCTCGACCGCGGTCGGCCTGTTCGAATCGGTTGTCGGCTTCGCGCTGGTCGTATCGGGCAACGCTTTTTGCAAAAAATTCCTCGGAAGGAGCATCTGGTAA